A genomic segment from Glycine soja cultivar W05 chromosome 20, ASM419377v2, whole genome shotgun sequence encodes:
- the LOC114401927 gene encoding uncharacterized protein LOC114401927, protein MTMNLHAALNHHYVVPLLYNYRLGVVDAADAKGVATDGSEGSPAADGSEGVAIDGSEGSPTADGSEGVTTDGSEGSPVVDEEFPGGPCDPSILTGFSKHLTHSIWSGKERPELKVVSHCRKVYKFGRPAPEIESMIAATGLSPLIRCSVITTNPGLIFAFVERWHGKTSTFHLPVGELTITLDDVSSVLHLPITDALHTFEPLVTFDVVMLLTELLKCWIYEHFPMVHQCVVDDAYAEASPRASRWLTSKAHMRGIKGAPYQARIEALTVMDVCWMPYAKHQGVKGFDLISSYTGQLRWGQIVVYVRPEWVLRQFGYIQTVPPPPIRDSLTGLDIDGRWLHFSDHLVPAGEICVVPGQVALDYMDWFFQISHPFVTPIEDGAELRHLPTPHDEEFVEPPIPEVPVASDLPTHLMVDCQGCQAIAEDLERVVNLRMVTEGTELYDIMARCLRIARGDDAADGSLRLRQRWCIE, encoded by the exons ATGACCATGAACCTCCACGCTGCATTGAACCACCATTATGTTGTACCACTTCTATATAATTACAGATTGG GCGTCGTCGATGCTGCGGACGCAAAGGGAGTGGCTACTGATGGTAGTGAGGGTTCACCTGCTGCTGATGGTAGTGAGGGAGTGGCTATTGATGGTAGTGAGGGTTCACCTACTGCTGATGGTAGTGAGGGAGTGACTACTGATGGTAGTGAGGGTTCACCTGTTGTTGATGAGGAATTCCCTGGTGGGCCATGCGACCCATCAATTTTGACTGGTTTTTCCAAGCACCTGACACATAGCATTTGGAGTGGAAAG GAACGACCCGAGCTGAAGGTAGTCTCCCATTGTAGAAAAGTCTATAAATTTGGGAGACCAGCGCCTGAGATAGAAAGCATGATTGCGGCCACCGGATTGAGTCCACTGATCAGGTGTTCGGTAATCACCACTAATCCTGGACTTATATTCGCCTTCGTTGAGAGGTGGCATGGGAAGACCAGCACCTTCCACCTGCCAGTAGGAGAGTTGACGATCACTCTAGATGACGTGTCGTCAGTTCTACACCTTCCCATCACTGACGCGCTGCATACCTTCGAGCCGCTGGTTACTTTCGACGTGGTCATGTTGTTGACAGAGCTGCTTAAG TGCTGGATATACGAGCACTTTCCGATGGTGCATCAGTGCGTCGTTGATGATGCTTATGCTGAGGCAAGCCCACGTGCCTCTAGGTGGCTTACGAGTAAGGCTCATATGAGGGGGATCAAGGGAGCCCCATACCAGGCACGTATAGAAGCCCTGACTGTGATGGACGTGTGCTGGATGCCCTATGCAAAGCACCAGGGAGTTAAGGGCTTCGACCTGATCTCATCCTACACGGGCCAGCTAAGATGGGGTCAGATAGTCGTCTACGTTCGACCAGAGTGGGTGCTTCGACAGTTCGGCTACATTCAGACCGTCCCTCCGCCGCCTATTCGTGATTCGTTGACGGGTCTTGATATAGACGGTCGGTGGCTGCACTTTTCAGACCATCTAGTGCCCGCAGGGGAGATCTGTGTAGTTCCTGGCCAGGTAGCGCTAGACTACATGGATTGGTTTTTCCAGATTTCCCACCCGTTTGTCACACCGATCGAGGACGGTGCTGAGCTGAGACATCTGCCTACCCCACATGATGAGGAGTTCGTCGAGCCACCTATCCCAGAGGTTCCAGTTGCATCCGATCTCCCTACGCATTTAATG GTTGATTGCCAAGGATGTCAAGCGATCGCTGAGGATTTGGAGCGGGTCGTCAACCTCAGGATGGTCACTGAAGGCACTGAGTTATATGACATCATGGCTCGTTGCCTCAGGATCGCTAGAGGTGATGACGCCGCAGATGGAAGTCTTAGGCTGCGACAAAGATGGTGCATAGAATAg
- the LOC114403264 gene encoding probable serine/threonine-protein kinase clkA, with protein MDNNNDFWKFSDQLRLESGLANLSLNDYSIWSNSYSSKRPDQRRNFDVKGSDFNNNNNSSKAFDDDFNDGWKITNSNGPLFSMPHNNNNNTLEVGGFNKGGGIYSNTNTTISSYHPNNLNNNAFGGFNKGIYSNTTSSPYLNNNHHHLDDNNNLNRNNLKGYKTYFKGEDQFHTPKSAKKKNTTNNTNNKKHGDNTNNNDGTKTGAEKKFKTLPPSESLPKNETIGGYIFVCNNDTMAENLQRQLFGLPPRYRDSVRTITPGLPLFLYNYSTHQLHGIFEAASFGGSNIDPTAWEDKKCPGESRFPAQVQVITRKVCEPLEEDSFRPILHHYDGPKFRLELSVPEALSLLDIFANQNSFDDIFKAIPA; from the exons ATGGACAACAAcaatgacttttggaaattcaGTGACCAGTTGAGGCTTGAATCTGGTTTGGCCAATCTGTCTCTGAATGATTATTCCATTTGGAGCAACAGCTACAGCTCCAAGAGGCCTGATCAGAGGAGGAACTTTGATGTCAAGGGCAGtgatttcaacaacaacaacaactcatCAAAGGCTTTTGATGATGATTTCAATGATGGGTGGAAGATCACCAATTCCAATGGACCCCTTTTCTCTATGcctcacaacaacaacaacaacactctTGAAGTTGGAGGCTTCAACAAGGGAGGAGGAATCTATTCCAACACCAACACCACCATTTCCTCCTACCATCCTAATAACCTTAACAACAACGCTTTTGGAGGCTTCAACAAGGGAATCTATTCCAACACCACATCCTCACCCTATCTTAACaacaaccaccaccacctcgacgacaacaacaacctcaacaGAAATAATCTCAAGGGCTACAAGACATATTTTAAGGGTGAAGATCAGTTTCACACACCCAAAAGTGCCAAGAAGAAGAACACCACCAACAACACCAACAACAAGAAGCATGGGGACAACACTAATAATAATGATGGCACAAAGACTGGTGCTGAGAAGAAATTCAAAACACTTCCACCATCAGAGTCTCTGCCTAAGAATGAAACCATTGGAGGCTACATCTTTGTTTGCAACAATGATACCATGGCAGAGAATCTCCAAAGACAGCTCTTTG GTCTGCCTCCACGATACAGAGATTCAGTAAGAACAATAACTCCAGGGTTGCCCCTTTTTCTGTACAACTACTCCACTCACCAACTCCATGGTATCTTTGAG GCTGCAAGTTTTGGAGGATCCAACATTGATCCAACGGCTTGGGAGGACAAGAAGTGCCCTGGTGAATCTCGTTTCCCTGCTCAG GTTCAAGTGATTACTAGGAAAGTTTGTGAGCCACTAGAGGAAGATTCCTTTAGACCAATTCTTCACCATTATGATGGCCCTAAGTTCCGTCTTGAACTGAGTGTGCCTGAG gcACTGTCTCTTCTGGATATTTTTGCAAACCAGAACAGTTTCGATGACATTTTCAAAGCCATTCCAGCATAG